The sequence below is a genomic window from Geothermobacter ehrlichii.
TCAGCGTGCGGGTCGACATGGACCAAGAAGAGGTCGCCCGCGTGGTCGAAAAGTACAACATCCTTGCCGTGCCGGTCGTCGACGAGAGCAACAAGCTGATGGGTCTGATCACCGTTGACGACGTCATCGACGTCATCCGCGAGGAGGCGACCGAGGATATCTACAAGATGGCCGGCGCCAGCGACGAGGAGCTGCTGCTTGGCTACCAGGCCTTCAAGATCGCCCGCCTGCGGCTGCCCTGGCTGTTGACCAACCTCTTCGGCGGCGTCATCACCGGCTACCTGATGTGGCGGTTCAAGGTCACCATCAGGGATGTCATCGCCCTGATTTCCTTCATTCCGGTCATTACCGGCATGGGGGGCAACGTCGGCGGCCAGTCGGCGACCATCGTTGTCCGCGGTTTTGCCACCGGCAAGATCGACATGTCGACCCTGCGCCGGGTGCTGCTCAAGGAGATGCGCGTCGGCCTGATCATGGGGATGGTCTGCGGCCTGACCGTCGGTCTGGTCGCCTGGGGTTGGCACCACAATCCCTATCTCGGCCTGGTGGTCGGCATCGCCATGACCGTGGCCATCAACGTCGCCGCCACCATGGGCGTGCTGGCCCCGACCTTTTTCAAGAGGATCGGCGTCGACCCGGCCATCGCCGCCACCCCCTTCGTCCAGACCGCCAACGACATCACCGGCATCCTGATCTATTTCACCACGGCGACTCTTTTCATCCGCTATCTGCACTGAGTAACGATCGATCTTCAGGCGGCGTCGGGAAAGCCGGTTGACGTCCCCGGTCCGACCTGTTATGGTGGGGACTGCTTAACCGCAAGCGCTGTTCCTGGAAGAGTCAACGACAAGCATTCGTGAGCCCCGGACATGCATCCGGGGCTTTTTCTTTATCCGGACCTGAAGCCGATCGCGAATCGGCGCCGGCGGCAGGTCTTTCGACACCGAACAAAGGAATTTATGAGTTTCTCGCGTTTCAACTTTCATCCCAAGGTCGCCGCCGGCATCGAGGCGGCGCAATTCGTCACTCCCACCGCGATCCAGAACGAGGCGATCCCGCAGGTTCTGGCCGGCAGG
It includes:
- the mgtE gene encoding magnesium transporter; translation: MEQKLQRLLETTRRLLRRGAYSNLTKLLGKIHPADIAHLFRYLNDKEQPLLFGLISEPEVAGYVLAELDHAVSARLLAQLNKQQILELLQNMARDDAADIVQNLPEELAAEILGLMKDEESEEIEELLQYGEDTAGGIMATEIFSLREDLTVREAIQALQDAGDVEMVFYLYVTDEHNHLVGVLSLRQLLTVSPETVLRDIMIRDVISVRVDMDQEEVARVVEKYNILAVPVVDESNKLMGLITVDDVIDVIREEATEDIYKMAGASDEELLLGYQAFKIARLRLPWLLTNLFGGVITGYLMWRFKVTIRDVIALISFIPVITGMGGNVGGQSATIVVRGFATGKIDMSTLRRVLLKEMRVGLIMGMVCGLTVGLVAWGWHHNPYLGLVVGIAMTVAINVAATMGVLAPTFFKRIGVDPAIAATPFVQTANDITGILIYFTTATLFIRYLH